The segment ATGACCGAAGATCAGGTCAGCCCCGCCCATACCTTGAATCACATCGTGATTAGTCGTGCCATTCAAAGTATCGCTGCCATTCGTACCAAGTATCGTCACGTCATCTCCCAGGCATGTGAACGCGTGGTAACGTGCCAGACCGTCTAGAAGCAAACCAGGTGCCATGAAGCCGACATGACGAGCGAAGAACGATTCCTGCAACTACTGTGTTCTGATTCGTAACATTCGGAGTCGCGTATTAGAACACTATTACTGCCACCTTTCTGTTTGGTGCTCGAACGTAACCGTTGTTAATGAACGAAAAGGAATGGGCGTTACCTTTTAACCTCGTATGCGACCCCAAACGCCTCAAGTGCGTCTATCACCGGTTTGAGGCGCAGCCCGGCCTTGGTAAGTTTGTACTCGACCTTTGGAGGAACGACGGGGTATGCCTTCCGTTCTATCAACCCATCACTCTCAAGTTCTTTGAGTGATTGAATGAGCATTCTGTCAGTCACTCGCTCAACCTCGTGAATTTCTTTTCTCAATTCGCCGTACCTAATCACTTTCGATTGATAGAGCAGTATCCAGATAATCAGACCCTTCCATTTGCCGAGCATGGCGTTAAGCGCAAGCTGCAGAGGGCAGACATATTCGCGACCATTGATTCTGTATCGATCCATGCTCTCATTATAGTAAGTAACATACATTTTTGTAAATACTTGCGGAAGAAATAGTGAATGCTAAAATGAAATTGGTCGAGTTATTAATATTTCAAGAAATAACCCTCAAATTCAATAAAAATATGGAGACGAACAAAATGATTAAGAAAATGTATATTCAGTTGGCCCCAATCAAATTAAAGAAAGGCATTGATGAAAATACGCTCCTTAAAGCGTCAG is part of the bacterium genome and harbors:
- a CDS encoding helix-turn-helix transcriptional regulator; this encodes MDRYRINGREYVCPLQLALNAMLGKWKGLIIWILLYQSKVIRYGELRKEIHEVERVTDRMLIQSLKELESDGLIERKAYPVVPPKVEYKLTKAGLRLKPVIDALEAFGVAYEVKR